One region of Cryptosporidium parvum Iowa II chromosome 4, whole genome shotgun sequence genomic DNA includes:
- a CDS encoding hypothetical protein (transcripts identified by EST), translated as MKKIGFISLICILIYLNIQVTLGGDAQTTLIEQEKLYKIGIEENEYDKALEDDWIKFTPEKRCQLIIDKLENDVKKSISSAKENLIVYTILRPIPVDDSGACFKRIILWHYEKVELIKNDRSIVNYEDIIPVRLLLLGMSPKQIEKEPKDLAEIPEFLDIACKQLLSQKPRMRWPLSGARYHPYISNILGFQKVWIYRVSELLSACAQHTYQSSNGYIIMLLVSTEQMVNDSIFGDYQNAWKGRHGQKDKKEIIFDMDYDVKKSKKSSPTVNEGEKTQERKVIDFDIPKDAEKINTNSFSRYPQNNVVDIEVIKPPSHNGEEYYSGKFPVYEIPNSVTSEICQEVGTKEIPGQSKYKQFPMSSSKNYGFSSFIVPPNRIVERPKYTAILPDDRVNINLHEYRNFWKRPNYVNKYRNIDSLYDYLVEKANLNWPETSNDYLKFENENLVKPYIINKSEYFKVDSDPQLVIYPRQGGNLESRYIGGEEPLIQPFQSSELVDSYEYGSSENDPQIQRLAYFDNNELPEYERTMIDDVPDKFFPFPVQKQGVTLLNYKDPLLKVDFQGMTGRKVNKQPFLNFEEDESFQERDISQEDDDSIPYSKFRDTARNAIVKWYIDDDNEGDTRLTGKDRRIIKKLFSLIEHVDPDHYNELMNRGDDYIVRQIIRIGRSKDKNFENILTARKNRSGVDDNYYGVYKEKKTPTKILKYKSKKGRSRGKNKRNRGSKSKKRSGKNGGKKGGGSSKKKQEFASNSSETESESSEEITKIPKDIFIQDLLNEKYDFQNILKKERLKRFQKLLKDSLAARVNEIEKKEKMTIPIKNVEILKSSVKNEQKNRDQLEKEYKKNLEEHAKILDLLKKNQEKLREKMEEEHKKKQEELKKEMKDSVNQLEAALDTASGTIGEIEKEKRFLDERLKNLEGDNQHIRTLISMKDNYIKKMEKSRIELETKQEIELKEMKKNYEKQLNELRKNLSKDDTISGLSSMVSNLEFEAKKNLEKIEENALTDEKIRQAIEQRLKDREKQLELSYQKQKQRDTDYLNYVLQILESKESEDAKKVIKDLKGRILELEEKQEELQHTREELEMINNDLIQTVEEQNKIMVELMKKVEDLKIQKEKAQDELVLAKEKYNDITQVEKRLKDQLEEIKKSGAPSEEILKHLQKSLDVAEKERMLASEMVKNAEVNYGNSENNVKIAMEKLEKMKVRSDSQKEFERELKAEIEKRLASNKNALVMSGQGESDQGEYLMSSEIKPLSRKELDELNKLRSLGLDELSDDEKKKLLILGQRQLATMELSVVSSFGELNNQISKVLDNDEIEKSKVLWNQVSDSSVNRMEVENSLGEILLEKIEGQEQSLNNMKSLLEETQNTISELNKQLIIQRELSGEASNYYKNISDGKIKEKSIGISSDLHIYDNNGNGKEDQTEGVTSGENDENSNKVFEELSNDIIIPGEEDMEDIGKDLKNNNLESDGPPAIESPPLPGQGLDSSDFKDQVDYYVQGEENDNGEGIENLKFKKELKNKMKEITERSNQPKKESNTEQEESTEKHLENKKVEQDSEEKEVSKKKTESGSSSLGRKERVSSPLSVQKMMSDTPDVNLKKTLVGNTEYEKNVNQHNHPLENTNKSDGDSFSDCLYMLHDVQNERPPSSGITCENIINTIKRNLDLFSESFNSEKPQNMNEVMTRTVLPGMQYDECYNSTMITFEDFQEKMIENGVFVRVFVLLTDFMDTLMIGDISRTGYILSNIPLVIYKALGNTINKSSNNDQSLDTIETVINNFPSEWIHEHMRTCKEILSGKSLDEITKSKSISSPNIFSPLRSPSFLNNNYSREGLKNLPPIFLANIEVSPRPDKEPCIRIIKRIKQRISEVNGLLIRKRELQEKLKIKDAQEKLFVFTFEDTLPYNLSNQATSQYCEKYLSELFIKMNNMEWRAKPKNNSLVRLITIPTSSDQSKVNIKDESQINLNEWKKEALRLTFDSSITNEWMGNSLIEYLTNKRITKNFGFLSSELARTLTIKLLDTISLKDEMSKDILMQHGWGIGTGSGSGSGSGSGSESDGMLSKIFNSIQDTISSTNNVNMISNKEFKTIPGVILILRTSDDIPPNTMINPLLLSLKPDESPYMIETIKNKNKVQE; from the coding sequence ATGAAGAAGATTggatttatttctttaatttgtattttaatatatctaaATATCCAAGTTACTTTGGGCGGAGATGCTCAGACTACCCTTATTGAGCAGGAAAAGCTGTATAAAATAGGAATCGAGGAAAATGAATATGATAAAGCGCTTGAAGATGATTGGATTAAATTCACTCCCGAGAAGAGATGCCAGCTAATAATAGATAAGTTAGAAAATGATGTAAAAAAATCGATTTCAAGTGCAAAAGAAAACTTAATAGTCTATACAATACTTAGACCAATTCCTGTTGATGATTCTGGGGCATGCTTTAAAAGGATCATATTATGGCATTATGAAAAAGTTGAATTAATCAAGAACGATAGGAGCATTGTTAATTATGAGGATATAATTCCGGTAAGGTTGTTACTGTTGGGTATGTCTCCAAAacaaattgaaaaagagCCAAAAGACCTGGCAGAAATTCCAGAATTTCTTGATATAGCTTGCAAGCAATTACTTTCTCAGAAGCCAAGAATGAGATGGCCATTGTCAGGTGCAAGATATCATCCATATATTTCGAATATTTTAGGTTTTCAAAAAGTCTGGATTTATCGTGTGAgtgaattattatcagCCTGCGCTCAACATACATATCAATCTTCAAATGGATACATTATAATGCTTCTTGTTTCAACAGAACAAATGGTGAATGATAGTATTTTTGGAGATTACCAGAATGCTTGGAAGGGTAGGCACGGACAAAAGGATAAGAAAGAAATCATATTTGATATGGATTATGACGTTaagaaatcaaaaaaatcgAGTCCTACTGTGAATGAAGGTGAAAAAACACAAGAACGTAAAGttattgattttgatattccaaaagatgcagaaaaaataaatacaaattctttttctcgTTACCCACAAAATAATGTGGTTGATATTGAGGTGATTAAACCTCCAAGTCATAATGGAGAGGAATATTATTCAGGAAAATTTCCAGTTTATGAGATTCCAAATTCTGTTACCTCAGAAATATGTCAAGAAGTTGGGACAAAAGAGATTCCAGGCCAATCTAAGTATAAGCAATTTCCAATGTCAAGTTCAAAAAACTATGGATTTTCCTCATTTATTGTTCCTCCAAATAGAATTGTGGAAAGGCCAAAATACACAGCAATACTACCAGATGATAGAGTAAATATCAATTTGCATGAGTATAGGAATTTCTGGAAAAGGCCAAACTATGtgaataaatatagaaatattgattCTCTTTATGATTATTTGGTTGAAAAAGCAAATTTAAATTGGCCAGAAACTTCaaatgattatttgaaatttgaaaatgaaaatttggTTAAGCcttatattataaataagtctgaatatttcaaagttGATTCAGATCCACAACTTGTGATTTATCCAAGGCAAGGAGGAAATTTGGAAAGCCGGTATATTGGAGGAGAAGAACCATTAATTCAGCCGTTTCAGAGCTCAGAACTTGTAGATTCATATGAGTATGGATCATCTGAAAATGATCCACAGATTCAGAGGCTTGCATATTTTGATAACAATGAATTACCTGAATATGAGAGGACTATGATAGATGATGTTCCAGATAAATTCTTTCCATTTCCTGTTCAAAAACAAGGAGTTACTCTACTGAATTATAAGGACCCTCTATTAAAAGTAGATTTCCAAGGAATGACGGGAAGGAAAGTCAATAAACAGccatttttaaattttgaagaagatgaatcATTTCAAGAAAGAGATATTTCTCAGGAAGATGATGATTCAATTCCATATTCTAAATTTAGAGACACTGCAAGGAATGCAATTGTCAAATGGTatattgatgatgataatgaagGAGATACCCGTTTAACAGGCAAGGATagaagaataataaaaaagttattttcaCTTATTGAACATGTTGATCCAGATCATTATAATGAGTTAATGAACAGGGGGGATGATTATATTGTTAGACAAATAATAAGGATTGGTAGATCTAAGGATAAAAACTttgagaatattttaaCAGCAAGAAAGAATAGATCAGGAGTAGatgataattattatgGTGTCTATAAGGAAAAGAAGACAccaacaaaaatattaaaatataaaagtaaaaaagGTAGGAGTAgaggaaaaaataaaagaaatcgTGGAAGTAAgtcaaaaaaaagaagtgGAAAGAATGGAGGAAAGAAAGGGGGAGGATCGTCAAAAAAGAAGCAAGAATTTGCCAGTAATAGCAGTGAGACAGAGTCAGAATCATCAGAGgaaattacaaaaatcCCCAAAGATATATTCATCCAGGATTTATTGAATGAAAAGTATGATTTCCAAAATATACTGAAAAAGGAAAGATTGAAAAGATTCCAAAAGCTATTAAAGGATTCACTGGCAGCAAGGGTGAATGAGAttgagaaaaaagaaaaaatgacTATTCCAATAAAGAATGTTGAAATCTTGAAATCTTCTGTAAAAAATGAACAAAAGAATAGGGATCAATTAGAAAAGGAATATAAGAAAAATCTGGAAGAACATGCAAAAATACTCGATCTTCTCAAGAAGAACCAAGAAAAGCTACGTGAAAAAATGGAGGAAGAGCATAAGAAAAAGCAGGAGGAGTTAAAGAAAGAGATGAAAGATTCAGTCAATCAGCTTGAAGCAGCATTAGATACTGCATCAGGAACTATAGGAGAAAttgaaaaggaaaaaagaTTTTTAGATGAAAGATTGAAAAACTTAGAAGGAGATAATCAACATATTCGAACATTAATCAGTATGAAagataattatataaagaaGATGGAAAAAAGTAGAATTGAGTTGGAGACAAAACAGGAAATTGAATTGAAggaaatgaagaagaattatGAGAAACAATTGAATGAGTTAAGGAAAAATTTGAGTAAAGATGATACAATTTCTGGATTGAGTAGTATGGTGAGTaatttagaatttgaagcaaaaaagaatttagaaaagattgaagaaaatgCATTAACTGATGAGAAGATTAGACAAGCAATAGAACAGAGATTAAAAGATAGAGAAAAACAATTAGAATTGTCATAtcaaaaacaaaaacaGAGAGATACTGACTATTTGAATTATGTATTACAAATTTTAGAATCAAAAGAGTCAGAAGATGCTAAGAAAGTTATTAAAGACTTGAAGGGAAGAATTCTGGAATTGGAAGAAAAACAGGAAGAGTTACAACATACGAGAGAAGAATTGGAAATGATTAACAATGATTTAATACAAACAGTTGAAGAGCAAAACAAAATCATGGTtgaattaatgaagaagGTAGAGGATTTGAAGATTCAGAAAGAAAAGGCTCAGGATGAGTTAGTTTTAGCTAAAGAAAAGTATAATGATATTACACAGGTTGAAAAACGATTAAAAGATcaattagaagaaattaagaaatCAGGAGCTCCATCTGAAGAGATATTAAAACATTTGCAAAAGTCTTTGGATGTTGCCgagaaagaaagaatgtTAGCATCTGAAATGGTTAAGAATGCTGAAGTGAATTATGGTAATAGTGAAAATAATGTTAAAATAGCTATGGAAAAGCTTGAGAAGATGAAAGTCAGATCTGATAGTCAAAAAGAGTTTGAAAGGGAATTAAAAgctgaaattgaaaaacGTTTGGCCTCAAACAAAAATGCTTTGGTTATGTCTGGTCAAGGAGAAAGTGATCAAGgagaatatttaatgaGTAGTGAAATAAAACCATTGAGTAGAAAAGAGTTGGatgaattgaataaattaagaaGTTTAGGATTGGACGAACTTTCtgatgatgaaaaaaagaaattattgattttggGTCAAAGACAATTAGCTACTATGGAATTATCAGTTGTTTCTTCATTTGGAGAGTTGAATAATCAAATATCTAAAGTACtagataatgatgaaattgagaAAAGTAAAGTTTTATGGAACCAGGTTTCTGATTCATCTGTCAATAGAATGGAGGTTGAGAATTCTTTAGGAGAAATTTTGTTAGAGAAAATTGAAGGTCAAGAACaatctttgaataatatgaaAAGTTTGTTGGAAGAAACACAAAATACTATTTCTGAGTTGAATaaacaattaattattcaaagaGAATTGTCTGGTGAAGcaagtaattattataaaaatatttctgatGGTAAAATCAAAGAGAAAAGTATTGGGATTTCTTCTGATCTTCATATATATGATAATAATGGTAATGGAAAAGAGGACCAAACTGAAGGAGTTACATCAGgtgaaaatgatgaaaactCAAATAAGGTATTTGAAGAACTTAGTAAcgatattattattccagGTGAAGAGGATATGGAAGATATTGGTaaagatttgaaaaataataacttgGAAAGTGATGGCCCTCCTGCTATTGAATCTCCTCCATTGCCAGGACAAGGATTAGATTCAAGTGACTTTAAAGATCAAGTTGATTACTATGTTCAGggagaagaaaatgataatggTGAAggtattgaaaatttaaagtttaaaaaagaattaaaaaataaaatgaaagaaattaCTGAGAGAAGCAATCAACCAAAGAAAGAAAGCAATACAGAACAAGAAGAATCAACTGAGAAACATTTGGAAAACAAAAAAGTTGAACAGGATTCTGAGGAAAAAGAGGTTTCGAAGAAAAAAACTGAATCTGGATCATCAAGTTTAGGTAGAAAAGAACGTGTAAGTTCTCCATTATCAGTCCAAAAAATGATGAGTGATACTCCTGAtgtaaatttaaagaaaactCTTGTTGGTAATACTGAATATGAAAAGAATGTAAATCAACATAATCATCCTTTGGAAAATACTAATAAAAGTGATGGTGATAGTTTTTCAGACTGTTTATATATGTTACATGATGTTCAAAATGAAAGACCTCCATCATCTGGAATTACTTGTGaaaacattattaatactattaaGAGAAATTTGGATCTATTTTCTGAGTCTTTTAATTCTGAAAAGCCACAAAATATGAATGAAGTTATGACAAGAACTGTATTGCCAGGAATGCAATATGATGAATGTTATAATTCTACAATGATTACTTTTGAAGATTTCCAAGAGAAAATGATTGAAAATGGAGTTTTTGTACGTgtttttgtattattaacaGATTTTATGGATACTTTAATGATTGGAGATATTAGTCGAACTGGTTATATTTTGAGTAATATTCCACTTGTAATTTATAAAGCATTGGGGaatacaataaataaatcttcaaataatgatcAAAGTTTAGATACTATAGAAActgtaattaataatttcccTTCAGAATGGATACATGAACATATGAGGACTTGTAAGGAAATTTTATCAGGAAAGAGTTTGGATGAAATTACAAAATCTAAAAGTATATCAAGTcctaatatattttcacCATTAAGATCACcatcttttttaaataataattatagtCGAGAAGGATTAAAAAACTTACCACCAATATTTTTAGCAAATATTGAAGTTTCACCAAGACCTGATAAAGAACCTTGTATTCGAATTATTAAGAGAATTAAACAAAGGATATCAGAAGTTAATGGATTATTGATAAGAAAAAGAGAGTTACaagagaaattaaaaattaaagatgcTCAAGAAAAGCTCTTTGTATTTACTTTTGAAGATACTTTACCatataatttatcaaatcaAGCAACTTCTCAATATTGTGAAAAGTATTTATCagaattattcattaaaatgaataatatgGAATGGAGAGCAAAACCGAAGAATAATTCTTTAGTTAGGTTAATAACAATACCAACATCTTCTGATCAATCAAAGGTTAATATAAAAGATGAAAGTCAAATCAACTTGAATGAATGGAAGAAAGAGGCGTTAAGATTGACTTTTGATTCATCAATTACAAATGAGTGGATGGggaattctttaattgaatatttaacaaataaaagaattacaAAGAATTTTGGATTTTTGTCTAGTGAATTAGCTAGAACTCTtacaattaaattattggatACTATTAGTTTAAAAGATGAAATGAGTAAAGACATTTTAATGCAACATGGATGGGGTATAGGAACAGGATCAGGATCAGGATCAGGATCGGGATCGGGATCTGAGTCAGATGGAATGTTAAGCAAGATATTTAATAGTATTCAAGATACAATTTCATCAACAAATAATGTAAATATGATAagtaataaagaatttaaaacaATTCCTGgtgtaatattaatattaaggaCTAGTGATGATATTCCTCCGAATACTATGATTAatcctttattattatctttaaagCCGGATGAATCTCCTTACATGATTGAAaccattaaaaataaaaataaggTTCAAGAATAA